A section of the Primulina eburnea isolate SZY01 chromosome 1, ASM2296580v1, whole genome shotgun sequence genome encodes:
- the LOC140832634 gene encoding profilin-4 translates to MSWQTYVDDHLMCDVDGVHLTAAAIIGQDGNVWAQSSVFPQFKPEEIANIVKDFDEPGSLAPTGLYLGGTKYMVIQGEPGAVIRGKKGAGGITVKKTGQALIFGVYEEPMTPGQCNMVVEKMGDYLIDQGL, encoded by the exons ATGTCGTGGCAGACTTACGTTGATGATCACTTGATGTGCGATGTGGACGGTGTCCATCTCACCGCCGCTGCTATCATCGGCCAAGACGGCAACGTTTGGGCTCAGAGCTCCGTCTTCCCCCAG TTCAAGCCTGAGGAGATCGCTAATATCGTAAAAGATTTCGATGAGCCTGGATCTCTTGCTCCTACCGGACTATATCTAGGAGGCACCAAGTATATGGTAATTCAAGGCGAGCCTGGAGCTGTAATCCGTGGAAAGAAG GGAGCAGGTGGTATAACTGTGAAGAAAACCGGGCAAGCTCTCATTTTCGGTGTGTACGAGGAACCAATGACTCCTGGACAATGTAATATGGTTGTGGAGAAGATGGGAGACTACCTCATCGATCAGGGCCTGTAG